One Nostoc punctiforme PCC 73102 DNA window includes the following coding sequences:
- a CDS encoding TldD/PmbA family protein, translating to MWSELKKAIASFDIPADWIGIRAVKETSTSRSVRDGLPQTNGKSFTVGAMLEVLVNGCLGYAATNSLEPSSLEAAAQTAYKQALAASEWWIHPFRESERPKVVGEYKSPFLEPFDALSPGEINDLLVRICQTLKVDDKIVQTIAGASTIERESWFVSSNGSEVYQKILSIATHYGATAQDGSIVQQRSNNGSQANCYQGGLELLKQENLWHRVRQIGEQAVELLTAEECPTTRTNLVLAPDQMMLQIHESVGHPLEIDRILGDERNYAGGSFVNKSDFGNLVYGSPLMNITFDPTVAGEFASYGFDDTGAVATREYLVKEGVLQRGLGSLESQARAGVSGVACARASSWNRPAIDRMGNLNLEPLNASFEDIISGIEHGVYMESNRSWSIDDRRYKFQFGCEYAKLIENGKLTKTLRNPNYRATTPEFWHSLIQVGNAENWQMYGTPYCGKGEPNQAIWVGHGSPVCVFANVEVFGGGS from the coding sequence ATGTGGTCTGAACTTAAAAAAGCGATCGCTAGTTTCGACATTCCTGCTGATTGGATCGGTATCAGAGCCGTAAAAGAGACTTCTACAAGCCGTTCAGTACGTGACGGCTTACCCCAGACAAATGGCAAATCCTTCACTGTTGGAGCCATGCTGGAAGTTTTGGTCAACGGCTGTCTGGGTTATGCAGCTACTAACTCTCTGGAACCGTCTTCCCTAGAAGCTGCTGCTCAAACAGCCTATAAACAGGCACTAGCAGCCAGTGAATGGTGGATACATCCCTTTCGTGAAAGTGAGCGCCCTAAAGTCGTTGGTGAATATAAATCTCCATTCCTTGAACCTTTTGATGCTTTGAGTCCGGGAGAAATCAACGATTTACTGGTTCGTATTTGCCAAACGCTGAAAGTTGACGACAAGATTGTGCAAACCATAGCCGGTGCTAGCACCATTGAGAGAGAGTCTTGGTTTGTTAGTAGTAATGGCTCAGAAGTTTATCAAAAAATTCTATCTATAGCTACTCATTACGGAGCCACCGCCCAAGATGGGTCAATTGTACAGCAGCGCAGCAACAATGGCTCCCAAGCAAACTGTTACCAAGGCGGACTCGAACTATTAAAACAAGAAAACTTATGGCATCGGGTGCGGCAAATTGGCGAACAAGCAGTAGAACTCTTGACAGCAGAAGAATGCCCAACTACCCGTACCAATTTAGTTTTAGCCCCAGATCAAATGATGCTGCAAATCCATGAAAGTGTTGGGCATCCCCTAGAAATTGACCGAATTTTGGGAGATGAGCGTAACTATGCTGGGGGCAGCTTCGTTAATAAAAGTGATTTTGGCAACCTAGTATATGGTTCGCCACTGATGAACATTACCTTTGACCCCACCGTGGCTGGTGAATTTGCTAGCTATGGCTTTGATGATACTGGTGCTGTAGCAACGCGGGAATATTTGGTCAAAGAAGGAGTACTTCAACGGGGTTTGGGCAGTCTAGAGAGTCAAGCTAGAGCAGGTGTATCAGGAGTAGCCTGTGCCCGTGCTTCTTCATGGAATCGACCAGCGATCGATCGCATGGGTAACTTGAATTTAGAACCTCTAAACGCTAGCTTTGAAGACATTATTAGCGGCATAGAACACGGCGTTTATATGGAATCTAACCGATCTTGGTCAATTGACGATCGCCGTTACAAATTCCAATTTGGTTGTGAGTACGCTAAATTAATTGAAAATGGTAAACTCACTAAAACCCTCCGCAATCCCAACTATCGCGCCACAACACCAGAATTTTGGCATAGCTTAATCCAAGTAGGAAATGCTGAAAACTGGCAAATGTATGGTACTCCTTATTGTGGTAAAGGAGAACCAAATCAAGCCATTTGGGTAGGACATGGTTCCCCTGTTTGTGTATTTGCTAATGTCGAAGTTTTTGGTGGAGGAAGTTGA
- the lgt gene encoding prolipoprotein diacylglyceryl transferase produces the protein MALDFSTLPLAFQFTSPGPILVKLGPLSIRWYGLLIATAVLIGVILSQELAKRRNVNPELLGDLFFWLLIGAIPGARLYYVFFEWSKYAPTPGKIFAIWEGGIAIHGAIIGGVLAALIFAKIKQVSFWQLADLVAPSLILGQAIGRWGNFFNSEAFGDPTDLPWKLYIPPDHRPLEYASFDYFHPTFLYESLWDLMVFTLLITLFFRSLSGKPRLKVGTLFLVYWPAYSLGRLWIEGFRTDSLMLGPLRMAQVVSSLGILFGLVGLAWLYLLKRPLPDVVPTPKGNGEMRG, from the coding sequence ATGGCACTGGATTTTTCCACCTTGCCCTTGGCGTTTCAATTTACTTCTCCAGGACCTATTCTGGTGAAATTAGGGCCACTAAGTATCCGATGGTATGGCTTATTGATTGCCACAGCAGTGTTAATTGGCGTAATCCTTTCTCAAGAATTGGCAAAGCGCCGTAATGTTAATCCTGAGTTGCTAGGCGATTTGTTTTTTTGGTTGTTGATTGGGGCAATTCCCGGCGCACGGCTATATTACGTTTTCTTTGAATGGTCAAAATATGCCCCAACTCCAGGAAAAATTTTCGCTATCTGGGAAGGAGGTATTGCCATTCATGGAGCAATTATTGGTGGCGTTTTGGCTGCGTTAATCTTTGCCAAAATCAAGCAGGTTTCTTTCTGGCAACTGGCAGATTTAGTAGCACCTTCGCTGATTTTAGGGCAGGCGATCGGACGTTGGGGCAATTTCTTTAATTCTGAAGCTTTTGGCGATCCTACTGATTTACCCTGGAAGCTGTATATACCACCAGACCATCGTCCTTTAGAATATGCTAGTTTCGATTACTTCCATCCCACCTTTCTGTATGAATCTCTATGGGATTTAATGGTGTTTACACTACTCATAACGTTGTTTTTCCGGTCTTTATCCGGTAAGCCACGTTTAAAGGTAGGCACTCTGTTTTTAGTTTACTGGCCAGCCTACAGCTTAGGACGCTTGTGGATTGAAGGTTTCCGTACTGATAGCTTAATGCTGGGGCCATTACGAATGGCACAAGTAGTCAGTAGTCTAGGAATTTTATTTGGATTAGTTGGATTAGCTTGGCTTTACTTACTCAAACGCCCTTTACCCGATGTAGTGCCTACTCCCAAGGGAAATGGAGAGATGAGGGGATAA
- the cobM gene encoding precorrin-4 C(11)-methyltransferase — MSYKKTLYAIEPSVYIVGAGPGDPDLLTVKAQKLLAVADVILFADSLIPEQILELCRKDAEIIRTANQTLEEILPIMIDRVRSQQKSLVRLHSGDPSLYSAIHEQMHLLAEANIPFEVIPGISAFQAAAAKLKVELTVPGLVQTIILTRISGRTEVPANEELASLAAHQASLCLYLSARHVENAQAKLLEHYPAETPIAICFRIGWPDEKIKVVPLNEMAECTHKEKLIRTTLYIISPALSTAKGRSRLYHPEHSHLFRSSHN, encoded by the coding sequence CTGAGTTATAAAAAAACGCTATATGCCATAGAACCATCTGTGTATATTGTCGGAGCAGGCCCTGGAGATCCGGATTTATTGACGGTGAAGGCGCAGAAACTACTTGCTGTTGCTGATGTGATTTTATTTGCTGATTCTCTAATACCCGAACAGATTTTAGAACTTTGCCGAAAAGATGCGGAGATAATTAGAACTGCGAATCAGACTTTAGAAGAGATTTTGCCGATTATGATCGATAGGGTGCGATCGCAGCAAAAATCTCTAGTCCGTCTCCATTCTGGCGATCCTAGTCTCTACAGCGCCATTCACGAGCAAATGCACCTCCTCGCAGAGGCAAATATTCCTTTTGAAGTCATACCTGGTATCAGCGCTTTTCAAGCTGCTGCTGCCAAACTCAAAGTAGAACTAACTGTGCCCGGTTTAGTCCAAACCATCATTTTGACCCGCATCAGTGGACGTACAGAAGTCCCAGCCAATGAGGAATTAGCTTCTCTCGCAGCACATCAAGCTAGCCTCTGCTTATATCTCAGTGCGCGTCACGTTGAAAATGCCCAAGCTAAACTACTCGAACACTATCCGGCTGAAACCCCCATTGCAATCTGCTTTCGTATCGGATGGCCTGATGAAAAAATTAAGGTTGTCCCCCTGAATGAAATGGCGGAATGTACTCATAAAGAAAAACTAATTCGTACTACGCTTTATATAATAAGTCCAGCCCTCTCGACAGCAAAAGGGCGATCGCGTTTATATCATCCCGAACATAGTCACCTGTTTCGCTCATCTCATAACTGA
- a CDS encoding phenylpyruvate tautomerase MIF-related protein, whose translation MPLIKVQTSVSAPQKAEIESMLLNLSAKLAKHLGKPESYVMTAFEPEIPMTFAGNTDPVCYIEIKSIGTMKPDQTAAMSQEFCQQINQTLGVPKNRIYIEFADAKGAMWGWNGTTFG comes from the coding sequence ATGCCATTAATTAAAGTGCAAACTTCTGTATCTGCTCCTCAAAAAGCTGAAATTGAATCAATGCTTTTAAATCTATCTGCCAAGTTAGCGAAACATTTGGGAAAACCAGAATCTTATGTAATGACTGCTTTTGAGCCAGAAATTCCTATGACCTTTGCGGGAAATACAGACCCGGTTTGCTACATTGAGATTAAGAGCATTGGCACGATGAAGCCAGACCAAACCGCAGCAATGAGTCAGGAATTTTGCCAGCAGATTAACCAAACTCTAGGTGTACCTAAAAATCGCATTTACATCGAGTTTGCAGACGCTAAGGGGGCAATGTGGGGCTGGAACGGCACAACCTTTGGTTAA
- the uvrC gene encoding excinuclease ABC subunit UvrC — translation MTISTQILPLVKEPERLENRLAEIPPEPGVYFMRDNSDRIIYIGKSRKLRSRVRSYFRDGYNKTERIATMVKLVTEIEFIVTDTEAEALALEANLIKQHQPYFNVLLKDDKKYPYLCITWSEDYPRIFITRKRQLGKEKDKFYGPYTDAGLLREIVRICKRIFPQRQRPQPLFKDRPCLNYDLGRCPGVCQKLTSPEEYRKIVQKIAMVFQGRTQELIDILTQQMNAAAENLNFESAARIRDQISGLKSLTADQKVSLPDDTVSRDAIALAANEEHACIQLFQIRAGQLVGRLAFVADAHAELGAILQRALEEHYQTADSVEIPLEILVQHDLPDSDILADVLTQRKGKKVTILTPLRQTKAELIEMVERNAQYELQRMQKFGDRNHQAMQDLAAILDLPDVPHRIEGYDISHIQGSNAVASQVVFIDGLPAKQHYRHYKIKNPTVTAGHSDDFASLAEVIQRRFRKYAEDPQLSRLGNPDWPDLIMIDGGKGQLSSVTAVLQEMNLLEDLRVVSLAKQREEIFLPGESKPSSTDAEQPGVQLLRRLRDEAHRFAVSFHRQQRSDKLKRSRLDEIPGLGHHRQKQLLGHFRSVDYIRQATTPQLAEVPGIGPRLAQEIYDYFHPA, via the coding sequence GTGACAATATCTACTCAAATACTACCACTGGTTAAAGAGCCGGAACGACTGGAAAATCGTCTAGCCGAAATTCCACCGGAACCGGGGGTTTATTTCATGCGGGACAACAGCGATCGCATTATATATATAGGTAAGTCACGTAAATTGCGATCGCGTGTTCGTTCCTATTTCCGGGATGGCTACAACAAGACTGAACGCATTGCCACGATGGTTAAGTTAGTGACAGAAATTGAATTCATCGTCACTGATACTGAAGCCGAAGCTTTAGCGCTAGAAGCCAATTTGATTAAGCAGCACCAGCCATACTTCAATGTGCTGCTCAAAGATGATAAAAAATATCCCTATCTTTGCATTACTTGGTCAGAAGATTATCCGCGAATTTTTATTACCCGTAAACGTCAATTGGGCAAAGAAAAAGATAAATTTTATGGGCCTTATACTGATGCTGGTTTATTGCGAGAGATTGTCCGTATCTGCAAGCGCATCTTTCCTCAGCGACAACGACCTCAACCACTTTTCAAAGACCGTCCGTGCTTAAATTATGATTTAGGGCGTTGTCCGGGTGTGTGTCAAAAGCTGACTTCACCAGAAGAATATCGCAAAATTGTCCAAAAAATCGCGATGGTTTTTCAAGGTCGAACTCAGGAACTGATTGATATTTTGACCCAACAGATGAACGCAGCTGCTGAAAACTTGAATTTTGAGTCAGCGGCGCGAATTCGCGATCAAATTTCTGGGTTAAAGTCGCTGACTGCTGACCAAAAGGTATCTTTACCAGATGATACAGTTTCACGGGATGCGATCGCACTGGCAGCTAACGAAGAACACGCCTGTATTCAACTATTCCAGATTCGCGCTGGACAATTGGTAGGGCGTTTAGCTTTTGTGGCTGATGCTCATGCAGAACTAGGAGCTATTTTACAACGAGCTTTGGAGGAACATTATCAAACTGCTGACTCAGTAGAAATACCCTTAGAAATTCTGGTACAGCATGATTTACCAGATAGCGACATATTGGCGGATGTCTTAACTCAACGTAAAGGCAAAAAAGTCACGATTTTGACTCCTTTGCGGCAAACTAAGGCAGAATTAATTGAGATGGTAGAGCGAAATGCTCAGTATGAATTGCAAAGAATGCAGAAATTTGGCGATCGCAATCACCAAGCAATGCAAGATTTAGCAGCGATTCTCGATTTACCAGATGTACCCCATCGCATCGAAGGTTATGACATTTCCCACATTCAAGGGTCAAATGCTGTAGCTTCCCAAGTTGTGTTTATCGACGGTTTACCCGCTAAACAGCATTATCGCCACTACAAAATTAAAAATCCCACTGTGACGGCGGGACATTCAGATGATTTTGCTAGTCTTGCTGAAGTTATCCAGAGACGCTTCCGTAAGTATGCGGAAGATCCACAATTGTCACGTTTGGGTAATCCAGATTGGCCTGATTTAATCATGATTGATGGAGGTAAAGGTCAGTTATCTTCAGTTACCGCCGTTTTGCAAGAGATGAATTTATTAGAAGACTTGCGAGTTGTAAGTTTAGCAAAGCAGCGAGAAGAGATTTTTTTACCGGGAGAATCTAAACCCTCGTCAACTGATGCAGAACAACCAGGGGTGCAATTGTTGCGGCGGCTACGAGATGAAGCACATCGGTTTGCAGTCAGTTTCCATCGTCAGCAACGCAGTGATAAATTGAAGCGATCGCGTTTAGATGAAATTCCTGGCTTAGGACATCATCGACAAAAGCAGTTACTAGGGCATTTTCGCTCAGTTGATTATATTCGCCAAGCAACAACCCCACAACTCGCTGAGGTTCCAGGAATTGGGCCGCGTTTAGCTCAAGAAATTTACGATTATTTTCATCCTGCTTGA
- the rlmN gene encoding 23S rRNA (adenine(2503)-C(2))-methyltransferase RlmN, giving the protein MSATPLVSQVDSHNPEKSKLIPPLLGASVAELSAWVQQQGQPAYRGKQLHEWIYDKGVRSLADISVFSKQWRAEVAEIPIGRSTLHYRSVAPDGTVKYLLRLTDGQIIETVGIPTFAERGEGPKARLTVCVSTQVGCPMACDFCATGKGGYKRNLARHEIIDQVLTVQEDFQQRVSNVVFMGLGEPLLNTENVLAALKSLNQDIGIGQRSLTVSTVGIRDRIRQFAQNNLQITLAVSLHAPNQALREKLIPSARAYPLEELLAECREYVEITGRRVTFEYVLLAGVNDLPEHALELSKCMRGFQSHVNLIPYNPIQEVDYKRPNRDRIEAFVNVLKQQNTAVSVRYSRGLEADAACGQLRASKN; this is encoded by the coding sequence ATGTCTGCTACACCTCTTGTATCTCAGGTTGACTCACACAACCCAGAAAAATCAAAATTAATCCCTCCCCTTCTCGGTGCTTCTGTTGCGGAGTTAAGTGCTTGGGTGCAGCAACAAGGACAACCTGCTTACAGAGGAAAGCAACTGCATGAATGGATCTACGATAAGGGAGTGCGATCGCTAGCTGATATTTCTGTCTTCTCTAAGCAATGGCGTGCGGAAGTAGCAGAAATCCCCATTGGGCGCTCAACTTTACACTACCGCTCTGTGGCTCCCGATGGCACAGTCAAATATCTTTTACGATTAACAGATGGCCAAATTATTGAAACTGTTGGTATCCCCACCTTCGCAGAAAGGGGAGAAGGCCCAAAAGCCCGTCTGACAGTTTGCGTCTCTACTCAGGTGGGTTGCCCAATGGCGTGTGATTTCTGTGCTACTGGTAAGGGAGGCTACAAGCGCAACCTAGCACGGCATGAAATTATCGATCAGGTGTTAACCGTGCAAGAAGATTTTCAGCAACGGGTTAGCAATGTCGTGTTCATGGGACTAGGTGAACCGTTGTTGAATACTGAGAATGTCCTCGCAGCGCTGAAATCTCTAAATCAAGATATTGGTATCGGACAGCGATCGCTTACAGTTTCTACAGTTGGTATTCGCGATCGCATTCGTCAGTTCGCGCAAAATAATTTGCAAATCACTCTGGCTGTCAGTCTCCATGCACCCAACCAAGCACTGCGAGAAAAACTCATCCCCAGCGCCCGCGCCTATCCTCTAGAAGAGTTGTTGGCTGAATGTCGAGAATATGTAGAAATCACTGGACGGCGCGTTACCTTTGAATATGTTCTCCTGGCTGGTGTCAACGATTTACCAGAACACGCATTAGAACTTTCAAAATGTATGCGAGGATTTCAAAGTCATGTGAATTTGATTCCTTACAACCCCATCCAAGAAGTGGACTACAAACGCCCCAACCGCGATCGCATTGAAGCGTTTGTTAACGTCCTTAAGCAACAAAATACTGCTGTTAGTGTGCGTTATTCGCGTGGTTTAGAAGCCGATGCTGCTTGCGGGCAATTGAGAGCAAGTAAAAATTAA
- a CDS encoding response regulator, with translation MTAQFFNTDQPLRSHKVRRILLVEDHYLNRLLLSDYLSYCGYDVQSLSEGSTFFSTIDKFKPDLMLLDLKLPDIDGYSLLKQVQQKPDLSKIPIIVVSAFAFKADQELAMSLGARRYFVKPLKLKDLILTIEEELTCCHR, from the coding sequence ATGACAGCACAATTCTTCAATACAGATCAGCCATTGCGGTCACACAAAGTTAGACGAATTTTGCTAGTTGAAGACCATTATCTCAATAGGTTGTTACTGAGTGACTATCTAAGTTACTGTGGGTACGATGTCCAAAGCTTATCTGAAGGCTCTACTTTTTTCTCGACTATAGATAAATTTAAACCAGATTTAATGTTATTAGATTTGAAGTTACCAGATATTGACGGTTATTCGCTCTTAAAACAAGTCCAGCAAAAACCTGATTTGTCAAAAATACCTATCATTGTGGTTTCCGCTTTTGCTTTTAAAGCAGATCAAGAATTAGCTATGAGTTTAGGCGCACGCCGATATTTTGTCAAACCTCTAAAACTCAAGGATCTTATACTTACAATTGAAGAAGAGTTGACTTGTTGCCATAGATAG
- the coaD gene encoding pantetheine-phosphate adenylyltransferase, with protein MIAIYPGSFDPITLGHLDLIQRGSRLFERVIVAVLRNPNKTPLFSVQQRLEQIRLSTQHLPNVEVDSFDGLTVNYAQMRHAQVLLRGLRAVSDFEVELQMAHTNKTLSTQIETVFLATSNEYSFLSSSVVREIARFGGSIDHLVPPHIALDIYQCYNHNSPMLNPISTEAIPPLKNISVEREA; from the coding sequence GTGATTGCTATTTATCCTGGTAGCTTCGACCCCATCACCTTGGGACACCTTGACCTCATTCAGCGCGGTAGTCGGCTGTTTGAGCGGGTAATTGTCGCTGTACTGCGGAACCCAAACAAAACGCCACTTTTTAGCGTCCAGCAACGGCTAGAGCAGATCCGTCTTTCTACACAACATCTACCTAATGTAGAAGTAGACAGTTTTGATGGTCTTACCGTAAACTATGCCCAAATGCGACACGCACAAGTTTTGCTTCGGGGTTTACGGGCTGTGTCAGATTTTGAAGTGGAACTGCAAATGGCTCACACCAATAAAACTCTTTCTACCCAAATAGAAACAGTTTTTCTAGCAACCTCAAATGAGTATAGTTTTTTAAGTAGTAGTGTGGTAAGAGAGATTGCAAGGTTTGGCGGCTCTATCGATCATCTCGTTCCCCCACACATTGCCCTAGATATATACCAATGCTACAATCACAACTCTCCAATGTTGAACCCAATCTCAACGGAAGCAATCCCCCCCCTGAAGAATATCTCGGTGGAGAGGGAAGCATAG
- a CDS encoding NF038130 family PEP-CTERM protein yields the protein MKMTFQKLVIGASMAIGVGAIATVPAQAGTLTGATIGGTAASDYLVYDMSGNSTVLVPNTQTNVQKVLDGNAANPTGNVELRASSEQSGFDFSKNTTLTGQIGDKSITLSSLTATDWFSTGSVLSTSYGVNNFANTWFNQFYDAAGLASNESAIKLALNLPSFTPSSFIRQQAFNAFYGIGGFQRSSDPNISYVNQNDTTGDIKIGLAGHYNLKDYYAPLLGSFGNFLKDGFQASEVVKVTYNGKTDFRYSFSATQSGLSNNSGPGADGKSHSGNYEVTIQGIPPAAVPEPSVMLGLLGVAGVFATQRKLKKASI from the coding sequence ATGAAGATGACTTTTCAGAAACTTGTAATTGGCGCTTCAATGGCTATTGGTGTGGGCGCGATCGCTACTGTACCAGCACAAGCTGGAACCCTCACCGGCGCTACTATTGGTGGAACAGCAGCCAGTGATTACTTAGTATATGATATGTCAGGTAACAGTACTGTACTGGTGCCAAATACCCAGACAAACGTCCAGAAAGTCCTAGATGGCAATGCTGCAAACCCCACTGGAAACGTAGAGTTACGAGCCAGCAGTGAGCAGTCTGGTTTTGATTTCAGCAAGAATACCACTTTGACAGGACAAATTGGTGACAAAAGTATTACCTTGAGTAGTCTGACAGCAACAGATTGGTTTAGTACCGGATCAGTATTGAGTACAAGCTATGGGGTAAATAACTTTGCAAATACTTGGTTTAACCAATTTTATGATGCAGCTGGTCTCGCAAGTAATGAATCTGCAATTAAATTAGCACTAAATCTACCAAGTTTTACTCCTAGCTCGTTTATTCGTCAGCAAGCCTTTAACGCATTTTATGGTATTGGTGGTTTCCAACGCTCTAGCGATCCTAATATTTCTTACGTTAATCAAAATGACACCACTGGCGATATTAAAATTGGGTTAGCGGGTCACTACAATTTAAAAGATTACTATGCGCCTCTGTTAGGAAGTTTTGGTAATTTTCTTAAAGATGGATTTCAAGCTAGTGAAGTTGTTAAAGTTACATACAATGGCAAGACTGATTTCCGTTACAGCTTTTCTGCTACACAAAGCGGACTAAGCAACAATTCGGGGCCGGGTGCTGATGGCAAGTCTCACAGTGGTAACTATGAAGTTACCATCCAAGGTATACCTCCCGCAGCAGTCCCAGAACCATCAGTTATGCTGGGTCTATTGGGTGTGGCTGGTGTTTTTGCCACACAACGCAAATTGAAAAAAGCATCTATTTAA
- a CDS encoding TldD/PmbA family protein, translating to MKIEELSALEVSFNRLIETLLIKKAENEQFTVKLSSERSQFTRFNHAKVRQTGCVADGWIELTLMADQRSSVRQFPFTGNWELDWQLAYSALQELRDELILLPIDPYLVLPSGTNTSREVHSGNLLPEEAVVSSVLEQVNELDFTGIYAGGIVIKGYGDSSGQKHWFATDSFTLDYSLFSTSGQAVKGTFAGSDWNKSAYIAKISEAKKQLELLARPCKELPRGQYKTYFAPAAVADLLVMLSWGAISEADIQQGNSALAALSRQEKQLSPAFSLKENFQRGLVPRFNELGEMAAPELPVIEKGLLVNTLVNSRTAKEYQKTANGANGSETLRAPEISPGNLVFEQILPRLDTGLYLSNLHYLNWSDRQTGRITGMTRYACFWVENGEIIAPIENLRFDESLYRFWGENLVDLTNFQEFIPEVGTYDSRQLGGSLVPGMLVENFTYTL from the coding sequence ATGAAAATTGAGGAATTATCTGCGTTAGAAGTCAGCTTTAATCGACTGATTGAAACTCTGCTGATAAAAAAAGCAGAAAATGAACAATTCACTGTCAAACTCAGTAGTGAAAGAAGTCAATTCACTCGTTTCAATCATGCGAAAGTGCGACAAACTGGTTGTGTTGCTGATGGTTGGATCGAACTGACTCTGATGGCAGATCAACGCAGTAGTGTTAGGCAGTTTCCCTTTACTGGAAATTGGGAGTTGGACTGGCAATTAGCATATTCTGCTTTGCAGGAATTACGCGACGAACTGATTTTATTACCCATCGATCCATATCTAGTTTTACCATCAGGAACTAATACCAGTCGTGAAGTACATTCTGGGAATTTATTGCCAGAGGAAGCAGTAGTATCAAGTGTATTAGAACAAGTTAATGAATTAGATTTTACTGGTATATATGCTGGAGGAATAGTAATTAAAGGTTATGGTGATTCCAGTGGTCAAAAACACTGGTTTGCTACTGATTCTTTTACCTTAGATTATTCTCTATTTTCCACTTCTGGGCAAGCCGTTAAGGGCACATTTGCAGGAAGTGATTGGAATAAATCTGCTTATATAGCCAAAATCAGCGAAGCTAAAAAACAACTCGAATTGCTTGCTCGTCCATGTAAAGAACTGCCACGAGGACAATACAAAACTTATTTTGCACCTGCTGCTGTTGCAGATTTATTAGTCATGCTTTCTTGGGGAGCTATTAGCGAAGCTGATATCCAACAAGGAAATAGTGCTTTAGCTGCTTTATCGCGTCAAGAAAAACAACTTTCGCCAGCATTTAGTTTGAAAGAAAACTTTCAGCGCGGATTAGTACCCCGATTTAATGAATTGGGAGAAATGGCAGCACCGGAGTTACCTGTAATAGAAAAAGGACTTTTGGTAAACACTCTGGTTAATTCTCGCACTGCTAAGGAATATCAGAAAACTGCCAATGGTGCTAATGGTTCAGAGACTCTCCGTGCGCCAGAAATCAGTCCCGGAAATTTAGTATTTGAGCAGATTCTTCCGAGATTGGATACAGGATTGTATCTATCAAATTTGCATTACTTGAATTGGAGCGATCGCCAAACTGGTAGAATCACAGGTATGACCCGTTATGCTTGTTTTTGGGTAGAAAACGGAGAAATTATTGCTCCCATTGAAAACTTACGTTTTGATGAAAGTCTCTATCGCTTTTGGGGAGAAAACCTAGTAGATTTAACCAATTTTCAAGAATTTATTCCCGAAGTAGGCACTTATGATAGTCGCCAACTAGGAGGTAGTTTAGTTCCCGGTATGCTGGTAGAAAATTTTACTTATACTCTGTAA